A DNA window from Candidatus Bathyarchaeota archaeon contains the following coding sequences:
- a CDS encoding HEPN domain-containing protein, with the protein MALPIPTKLEEPLIKALDRLVEDGLYQSRSEAIRDSVRRLVERSCISRTRFLRIIAEIAAQTILIKYKDIATDIIVYGSVASGQTSEDSDVDILVLVSTEVHRSISQVEIGVHEVTYPIALASGTVITPIVLERGRFLELYRKGEHFTSEVAEKGTSLHEEILNELRDREYLRKAEARLEAARELLRSDRYEDTTSRAYYCILCCARAALATKDCIPRDT; encoded by the coding sequence ATGGCTTTGCCTATACCGACCAAGCTAGAAGAACCCCTTATAAAAGCATTAGACAGACTCGTAGAAGACGGTCTTTACCAGAGTAGAAGCGAAGCTATTCGGGACTCCGTTAGGAGACTTGTCGAAAGAAGCTGCATCAGCAGGACCCGCTTCCTCAGAATCATTGCGGAAATCGCCGCACAGACCATCCTCATCAAATACAAGGACATAGCCACTGACATAATCGTTTACGGGTCTGTCGCAAGTGGCCAAACCTCAGAAGATAGCGATGTCGACATCCTAGTTCTGGTCTCCACCGAGGTACATAGAAGCATAAGTCAAGTGGAGATCGGTGTACACGAAGTCACATACCCTATAGCACTCGCAAGTGGCACAGTCATTACACCGATCGTTCTAGAGAGAGGAAGATTCCTAGAATTGTATAGAAAGGGTGAACACTTCACAAGCGAAGTCGCTGAGAAAGGTACTTCACTTCACGAGGAAATTTTGAATGAACTCAGAGATAGAGAATACTTGAGAAAAGCTGAAGCTAGATTGGAAGCAGCCAGGGAGCTTCTAAGGTCTGACAGATACGAGGACACCACATCAAGAGCTTACTACTGCATATTATGTTGTGCACGAGCCGCATTAGCAACTAAGGACTGCATACCCAGAGACACATGA
- a CDS encoding DNA double-strand break repair nuclease NurA — MICLVDACMPEFLDSFAEEIELKKSYLRDLITKGVSNPLDPDIEFLMLRNWHNLPTFNIDLDGYSPKAIAVDGSLAKRLLSGGCVLYIVRSMAFFGGKRFRRLEFDILTSRAGAIDVSRYVSRRSEYFEHMVAIDALESGVDADFLLLDGSFHSRLMAVPQDIPFEGRRRFMIDYFNMFCKLLNTCRLKGVIPVGVSKDSRVTILRDYFLSNLLSEELGNLQPSPEDYAEINRTFQSILHRRRGQRVKRFIRLESNYGVGRLARVMQILLEAKTLRSDHQMILRYTKGVGYSTPLELGAYGRGPELLDRYEREPREYVAKYFPEAIDEAEDPKEFMEEATEVLSRIPSLSTIVSFHIRLDERDTPLRIDVPSWAFGVNRTLKDLHGFAPLKDLDPSKIINMLRNLFGGVRHYNILLTTVDNDVRLRRNIVDETYLPILEKSLGLQLPIRPVRGYRRGWYVS; from the coding sequence ATGATATGCTTGGTAGATGCTTGTATGCCTGAGTTTCTTGACTCCTTCGCCGAGGAGATTGAGCTTAAGAAGTCATATCTTAGAGATCTTATCACCAAAGGTGTTTCAAACCCTTTAGACCCCGATATTGAATTTTTGATGCTTAGAAACTGGCATAACCTACCAACATTCAATATCGATCTTGATGGTTATTCTCCGAAGGCTATTGCTGTAGACGGCAGTTTAGCTAAACGTCTACTATCTGGAGGGTGCGTCCTCTATATTGTCCGTTCCATGGCCTTTTTTGGTGGCAAGAGGTTTAGACGTTTAGAATTTGACATTTTAACCTCTAGGGCTGGTGCTATAGATGTCTCCCGTTACGTAAGCCGCAGGTCAGAGTATTTTGAGCATATGGTTGCTATTGATGCCTTGGAGTCTGGGGTTGACGCTGATTTTCTACTCCTTGATGGAAGTTTTCATAGCCGCCTGATGGCTGTACCCCAAGACATTCCCTTCGAGGGCAGAAGGAGATTCATGATAGATTACTTCAACATGTTCTGTAAACTTCTCAACACCTGTAGACTTAAGGGAGTGATCCCTGTAGGGGTTAGTAAGGATAGTAGGGTAACCATACTAAGAGACTATTTCCTTTCAAACCTTCTATCTGAGGAGCTCGGTAACCTCCAGCCTTCACCTGAAGACTATGCTGAGATAAATAGGACATTCCAGAGTATTCTTCATAGGAGGAGGGGGCAGAGGGTTAAAAGGTTCATACGCTTAGAATCAAATTATGGGGTTGGAAGGTTAGCTAGAGTCATGCAGATACTTCTTGAGGCGAAGACTCTACGTAGTGACCACCAGATGATCCTCCGCTACACTAAAGGTGTCGGATACTCAACACCATTGGAGCTAGGCGCTTACGGTAGGGGTCCTGAACTTCTTGATAGGTATGAGCGTGAACCACGTGAGTATGTCGCCAAATATTTTCCTGAAGCGATAGATGAGGCTGAAGACCCTAAAGAATTCATGGAGGAAGCAACAGAAGTATTGTCTAGGATCCCATCCCTATCGACAATCGTCTCCTTCCATATAAGGCTCGACGAGAGGGATACCCCCTTGAGGATAGATGTTCCATCATGGGCCTTCGGAGTCAACCGGACCCTGAAGGACCTTCATGGATTCGCCCCGCTTAAGGACCTCGACCCAAGCAAGATCATAAACATGCTCAGAAACTTGTTTGGGGGAGTCAGACATTACAACATCCTATTGACGACAGTCGACAACGATGTGAGGTTGAGACGCAACATCGTCGACGAGACGTATCTGCCCATATTGGAGAAGTCTCTAGGGCTCCAACTTCCAATAAGACCCGTTAGGGGGTATAGGAGGGGTTGGTATGTCAGTTGA